The following proteins are encoded in a genomic region of Synechococcus sp. ROS8604:
- the murA gene encoding UDP-N-acetylglucosamine 1-carboxyvinyltransferase, whose product MKAAALASQGILKPHLVIDGGEKLCGELRVSGAKNSALVLMTASLLTVEPLTLRNVPPLTDIGGMADILSCLGVNVQRKGEVVHLHAHQMTGAEPPYELVNGLRASFFAIGPLLARMGQARVPLPGGCRIGARPVVEHIRGLKALGAVVNVEHGIIAASIPGVEQRLKGAEIVLDCPSVGATETILMAAALAKGTSVISNAAQEPEVQDLANLLIAMGAKISGAGGPTITVEGVDQLHGCDYTVIPDRIEAGTFLLAAAITRSKLRVAPVIPDHLSAVLQKLRDCGCKLDIDDEGITITPGDIRGIDITTQPFPGFPTDLQAPFMALLATAQGTSVITEKIYENRMQHVAELQRMGASIRVQSNTAVVEGVSTLSGAPVSGTDLRASAAMVLAALVAKGTSQVSGLEHLDRGYADIEAKLGRAGAKLTRRS is encoded by the coding sequence ATGAAGGCAGCGGCTCTTGCGTCTCAAGGCATTCTCAAGCCGCACCTCGTGATCGATGGTGGAGAAAAATTGTGTGGAGAGCTGCGCGTCAGCGGTGCGAAAAATTCAGCTCTCGTGCTGATGACAGCTTCACTCCTCACCGTAGAGCCCCTCACCCTCCGCAACGTTCCCCCGCTCACCGATATCGGCGGAATGGCAGACATCCTCTCTTGTCTGGGCGTAAACGTTCAACGCAAAGGAGAGGTGGTTCATCTTCATGCCCATCAAATGACAGGAGCAGAGCCTCCCTACGAATTGGTGAACGGCCTGCGCGCCAGCTTTTTTGCGATCGGCCCGCTTCTCGCTCGCATGGGACAGGCCAGGGTGCCCCTACCAGGGGGTTGCCGCATTGGTGCACGTCCTGTTGTGGAACATATCCGTGGGTTGAAAGCGCTGGGAGCCGTGGTGAACGTGGAGCACGGCATCATTGCCGCCTCGATCCCAGGTGTTGAACAACGTCTCAAAGGGGCAGAGATCGTTTTGGATTGCCCCAGCGTGGGCGCGACAGAAACCATTTTGATGGCTGCAGCCTTGGCGAAAGGCACGAGCGTGATTTCGAATGCGGCTCAAGAACCAGAGGTTCAGGATCTCGCCAACTTGCTGATTGCCATGGGCGCCAAGATCAGCGGAGCCGGCGGACCCACCATCACCGTGGAAGGTGTGGATCAACTCCACGGTTGCGACTACACGGTGATTCCCGACCGCATTGAGGCCGGAACCTTCCTGCTCGCTGCTGCCATCACCCGCTCAAAACTGAGAGTGGCTCCTGTCATTCCCGACCATCTCAGTGCCGTTCTGCAAAAGCTGCGCGACTGCGGCTGCAAACTCGACATCGATGACGAAGGGATCACGATCACACCCGGAGACATCCGGGGCATCGACATCACTACCCAACCGTTCCCTGGTTTTCCCACCGATCTACAAGCACCGTTCATGGCCTTACTGGCCACAGCACAGGGAACCAGTGTGATTACGGAGAAGATCTACGAGAACCGGATGCAGCACGTCGCAGAGCTGCAGCGCATGGGTGCCTCCATCAGGGTTCAAAGCAACACCGCCGTTGTGGAAGGGGTCTCAACTCTCAGCGGCGCTCCAGTGAGTGGAACCGATCTCAGAGCTTCAGCTGCCATGGTGTTGGCAGCGCTCGTGGCGAAGGGGACGTCTCAAGTGAGCGGACTCGAGCACCTCGACCGTGGGTATGCCGATATTGAAGCAAAGCTGGGCAGGGCTGGAGCCAAATTGACCAGGCGCTCATAG
- a CDS encoding amidohydrolase family protein yields MIPRFGDGTLRAWIPRGLVELDHEGVGTPAPITRADGLCAVQVFWRDGRIVQVQPLVDGAAEPEGMLLPRLLEPHAHLDKAFSWSGYPNLRGTYAGAMAANLREHQSRTLEVVQERFEHAMSLVWRHGLRAVRTHIDSLGPGAACSWDAILEGASRWQDRVMVQPVALVPVEHWGSKEGRQLAARVAAAGGLLGGVISPPCSGRAPRQALRNLLALADRHGCGVDLHIDEASSEPAAGLFQLMRVLKRTTVSVPITCSHASSLSLLRAPVLQRLAERMAHHNVQVVALPLTNGWLLGRQDFATPLRRPLAPIRQLQRAGVCVAVGGDNVQDPWFPAGNFDPLALIAASLAQAQLAPWERLGLSPFTTAAARLMQMEWDGVIRAGAPADAMQLSVQSWAEALAAPPQRRLLVRGVWVQD; encoded by the coding sequence ATGATTCCTCGTTTTGGAGATGGCACGCTCCGTGCCTGGATTCCAAGGGGATTGGTCGAACTGGATCATGAGGGCGTTGGGACGCCAGCGCCGATCACGCGCGCCGATGGCCTATGTGCTGTGCAGGTGTTCTGGCGTGACGGACGGATTGTGCAAGTGCAGCCGCTTGTTGACGGGGCAGCGGAACCGGAGGGGATGTTGCTTCCCCGTCTGTTGGAACCGCATGCACATCTTGATAAAGCGTTCAGCTGGAGCGGCTACCCCAACCTCAGGGGCACCTACGCCGGAGCGATGGCGGCCAATCTCAGAGAACATCAGAGCCGAACTCTGGAGGTGGTTCAAGAGCGCTTTGAGCACGCCATGTCATTGGTTTGGCGCCATGGTCTGCGCGCTGTGCGCACCCATATCGACAGCCTTGGGCCTGGAGCTGCGTGCAGCTGGGACGCCATTCTTGAGGGTGCTTCTCGTTGGCAAGATCGGGTCATGGTTCAGCCGGTGGCGCTGGTTCCGGTCGAGCATTGGGGCAGCAAAGAAGGACGACAGCTGGCGGCTCGGGTGGCTGCGGCCGGTGGGTTGCTGGGTGGTGTGATCAGCCCCCCCTGCTCGGGGCGTGCGCCTCGCCAGGCGCTCCGCAACCTTTTGGCGCTTGCTGATCGGCATGGATGCGGGGTGGATTTGCATATCGATGAAGCCAGTTCTGAGCCTGCTGCCGGCTTGTTTCAACTGATGCGCGTGCTCAAGCGGACGACCGTTTCCGTGCCGATCACCTGTAGCCATGCCAGCAGCCTGTCGCTCCTAAGAGCCCCTGTCTTGCAGCGGCTTGCTGAACGGATGGCACATCACAACGTTCAAGTGGTGGCTCTCCCCCTAACCAATGGCTGGTTACTGGGTCGGCAGGATTTCGCGACGCCTCTGCGGCGACCCTTGGCTCCGATTCGTCAGTTGCAGCGGGCGGGTGTGTGTGTGGCTGTCGGCGGTGACAACGTGCAGGATCCATGGTTCCCGGCTGGCAACTTTGACCCTTTGGCGTTGATCGCAGCGAGCTTGGCCCAGGCCCAGCTGGCGCCTTGGGAGCGCTTGGGGCTTTCGCCCTTCACAACGGCGGCGGCCCGATTGATGCAGATGGAGTGGGATGGGGTGATCCGGGCGGGTGCCCCTGCTGATGCGATGCAGCTCTCCGTTCAAAGCTGGGCGGAAGCCTTGGCGGCACCTCCGCAGCGCCGGCTGTTGGTGCGTGGGGTGTGGGTGCAGGATTAA
- a CDS encoding DUF1611 domain-containing protein, protein MNQHCPEGFEQLPVLLLQHGGLSSLTGKTGLAMLRHRRGPIAAVIDPDHANGSLEKITGIARKVPIVGDLAAALPYGPAVAVVGLAPSGGVLPGPVRRDALAALQAGLSLASGLHTQLAEDPDFKAACHAGQWIWDLRQEPPSVQVGQARAAALSCQRVLAVGTDMAVGKMSACLALQAAAERQTLECRFVGTGQAGILISGRGVPLDAVRVDYAAGAVEAAVLEAGLGLSAQDLLVVEGQGSLCHPGSSATLPLMRGSQPTALLMVHRACQSTIGRLPEVLLPPLKECISLCESLAAVARPQGSGPPPKVQAVALNTAELSPEEAQRSIESCQDALGLPCDDPIRNRADGLLKVFLNR, encoded by the coding sequence GTGAATCAGCACTGTCCTGAGGGGTTTGAACAGTTGCCTGTGCTGCTTCTTCAGCACGGTGGTCTGTCGTCCCTCACCGGCAAGACAGGCCTTGCCATGTTGCGCCATCGACGGGGGCCGATCGCAGCGGTCATTGACCCTGACCATGCCAACGGTTCCCTTGAAAAGATCACAGGGATTGCGCGCAAGGTGCCGATTGTGGGCGACCTGGCTGCGGCCTTGCCTTATGGCCCCGCGGTTGCCGTGGTGGGCTTGGCTCCCTCCGGTGGAGTGTTGCCCGGCCCGGTGCGACGGGATGCCTTGGCCGCGCTGCAGGCCGGGTTAAGCCTGGCCAGTGGTTTGCACACGCAGTTGGCAGAGGATCCGGACTTCAAGGCGGCCTGTCATGCCGGCCAATGGATCTGGGATTTACGCCAGGAGCCCCCCAGCGTGCAGGTGGGTCAGGCACGCGCTGCCGCGCTTTCCTGCCAGCGCGTTTTAGCCGTGGGAACCGATATGGCGGTGGGAAAGATGAGTGCCTGTTTGGCCCTTCAAGCGGCGGCAGAACGCCAGACGCTGGAGTGCCGTTTTGTGGGAACCGGTCAGGCTGGAATTTTGATCAGCGGTCGCGGTGTGCCTTTAGATGCGGTGCGGGTGGACTATGCGGCCGGTGCGGTTGAAGCGGCTGTTCTTGAAGCCGGGTTGGGGTTGTCAGCACAGGATTTGTTGGTGGTGGAAGGGCAAGGTTCCCTCTGTCACCCCGGCTCGAGTGCCACGCTTCCCTTGATGCGCGGCAGTCAGCCAACGGCGTTGCTGATGGTGCATCGGGCGTGTCAGTCCACGATCGGGCGTTTGCCTGAGGTGCTCCTGCCCCCGTTGAAGGAGTGCATCAGCCTTTGTGAGTCGTTGGCGGCGGTCGCCCGCCCGCAAGGCTCAGGCCCCCCACCGAAAGTCCAAGCCGTTGCTCTCAACACAGCTGAGTTATCGCCAGAGGAGGCGCAGAGATCGATCGAGTCTTGTCAAGACGCTCTAGGGCTTCCCTGTGATGACCCCATCCGCAATCGTGCAGACGGCCTTCTCAAGGTCTTCCTTAATCGTTGA
- a CDS encoding folylpolyglutamate synthase/dihydrofolate synthase family protein, translated as MTRSKADPIDELADLISPFEQRGMDLSLERMQRALSDLANPCVDVPAVQVVGTNGKGSIACMIHSGLTAAGLNSGLTTSPHLISWCERICINKQPIELPQLRQRLKQLQALARQHNLTPFEQLITAALVHFEANALDWLVLEAGLGGRLDATTAHPNRPLIAIGSIGMDHCEHLGHSLTAISSEKAAVIGPGAHVVSAPQHEAVAQVLEERSQEMGATLEWVEPLSEDWELGLAGHLQRRNGAVARAALRRMNALGSSISEAQIRQGLAQARWPGRLQTLQWKHHSVRVDGAHNPDAAQQLALERGGWSQPGHQQIWILGIQRHKQAPEMLNLLLEPDDEAWIVPVPGHLSWTADMLNEICPRHAQQLRSASSVENVLISLSKKTANRPMPTPVIAGSLYLIGALLAEGVLKEA; from the coding sequence GTGACCCGCTCCAAGGCTGATCCCATCGATGAGTTAGCGGACCTGATCTCCCCCTTTGAGCAGCGGGGCATGGATCTATCCCTTGAGCGAATGCAAAGGGCACTGTCTGATTTAGCCAACCCCTGCGTTGATGTTCCCGCCGTTCAGGTGGTGGGCACCAATGGCAAAGGCTCGATCGCCTGCATGATTCACAGCGGCCTGACAGCAGCAGGTTTGAACTCTGGCCTCACCACCTCTCCCCATCTGATCAGTTGGTGTGAGCGGATTTGCATCAATAAGCAGCCGATCGAACTCCCCCAACTGCGCCAACGTTTAAAACAACTCCAAGCGTTGGCGCGGCAGCACAACCTGACCCCGTTCGAGCAGCTGATCACCGCGGCCTTGGTCCACTTTGAAGCCAACGCCCTCGATTGGCTCGTCCTGGAAGCAGGTCTTGGAGGGCGGCTGGATGCCACAACGGCCCATCCCAATCGACCTCTGATCGCCATTGGCTCGATCGGCATGGATCACTGCGAGCATCTCGGGCACTCCTTAACGGCGATCAGCAGCGAAAAAGCAGCGGTGATCGGCCCTGGGGCCCACGTGGTCAGTGCCCCTCAACACGAGGCGGTCGCCCAGGTCTTGGAGGAACGCAGCCAAGAGATGGGCGCAACCCTGGAGTGGGTGGAGCCCCTATCAGAGGACTGGGAACTGGGGTTAGCTGGACACCTGCAACGGCGAAACGGAGCCGTGGCCCGTGCAGCGCTGCGACGCATGAATGCCCTTGGCAGCTCGATTTCAGAGGCGCAGATCCGGCAGGGGCTGGCCCAAGCCCGTTGGCCTGGTCGGCTTCAAACACTGCAGTGGAAGCACCACTCTGTGCGTGTGGATGGGGCCCACAACCCCGATGCGGCTCAGCAGCTCGCGCTCGAGCGTGGTGGCTGGAGCCAGCCAGGGCATCAGCAGATCTGGATTCTTGGCATTCAACGCCACAAGCAAGCCCCAGAGATGCTCAACCTGTTGCTGGAGCCAGACGATGAAGCCTGGATCGTGCCGGTGCCAGGGCATCTGAGCTGGACAGCCGACATGTTGAACGAGATCTGCCCAAGGCATGCGCAGCAACTGAGGAGCGCCTCAAGCGTGGAGAACGTGCTCATCAGCCTTTCGAAGAAGACTGCAAACAGGCCGATGCCAACGCCTGTGATTGCAGGCTCCTTGTATTTGATTGGCGCGTTGTTGGCGGAAGGGGTGCTGAAAGAGGCCTAG
- a CDS encoding RNA methyltransferase encodes MSFDDQSEELITSRRNPLVRRLRSLSSRSGRAEHGVVLLEGTHQIQELRTHLWPDSVVLDVVATPAWLNTHAGLIRALPGSVRVQRISDEALQAGLTTVQPDGVACLLPLSCLPSAVAAPEFVLALDRIQDPGNLGTLLRTARAADIQQVWCASGADPLAPKVVRSSAGAILSLPVERFGPDPTEGVVQLAERLRQVRDAGLQIVATLVPDAAAERRVQPYWELDWTLPTVLLLGNEGAGLDPLLQDCCSAGVTLPHSAAVESLNVAAAAVPLLLERRRARMTPSTQKIG; translated from the coding sequence GTGTCTTTTGACGATCAGTCAGAGGAGCTGATCACCAGTCGCCGCAATCCTTTGGTGCGACGACTTCGTTCGTTGTCCTCCCGTTCAGGGAGAGCTGAACATGGTGTTGTCTTGCTGGAGGGAACGCATCAAATACAAGAACTTCGGACCCATCTTTGGCCGGATTCTGTTGTCCTTGATGTTGTGGCCACTCCCGCTTGGTTGAACACCCATGCTGGCTTGATTCGCGCTTTGCCGGGATCTGTGCGAGTGCAGCGGATCAGTGATGAAGCCTTGCAAGCGGGATTAACCACGGTTCAGCCCGATGGTGTGGCCTGTTTGCTGCCATTGTCTTGCTTGCCTTCAGCCGTAGCCGCTCCCGAGTTTGTGCTGGCGCTGGATCGCATTCAGGATCCAGGCAACCTCGGAACCCTGCTGCGCACCGCACGGGCCGCCGACATCCAGCAGGTTTGGTGTGCCTCCGGTGCTGATCCCTTGGCCCCAAAGGTGGTGCGATCCTCAGCTGGTGCGATTTTGAGCTTGCCGGTCGAGCGCTTTGGCCCTGATCCGACGGAAGGCGTCGTTCAACTCGCGGAACGATTGAGGCAAGTGCGCGATGCTGGACTTCAAATCGTGGCCACTTTGGTGCCAGATGCCGCGGCAGAACGACGCGTTCAGCCCTATTGGGAGCTGGACTGGACGCTGCCCACGGTGCTCCTGCTCGGCAACGAAGGAGCCGGTCTGGACCCGTTGTTACAGGACTGCTGCTCCGCTGGTGTGACCCTGCCCCACAGCGCAGCTGTGGAATCTCTCAATGTGGCGGCTGCTGCGGTCCCTCTGCTTTTGGAGAGGCGACGGGCGAGAATGACGCCTTCAACGCAGAAGATCGGGTGA
- a CDS encoding DUF4359 domain-containing protein: MAAVLAFAASGVALALSNPSSEEFKSYAGAQLVSVISDELCGGALPMVLQLWVKDCPRLIRDQEPALAELAGQFSRRLNLGLASIYTTELGGQDLLPALRLPEYSVTTLAIAGQFVILQSSSDDGKIE; the protein is encoded by the coding sequence GTGGCCGCCGTACTGGCATTCGCCGCTTCTGGCGTGGCACTCGCCCTATCCAACCCCTCCTCAGAAGAGTTCAAGAGCTATGCAGGAGCTCAACTCGTCTCCGTGATCAGCGACGAGTTATGTGGCGGTGCACTGCCGATGGTGCTGCAGCTTTGGGTTAAAGATTGCCCCCGCTTGATTCGTGATCAGGAGCCTGCGTTGGCGGAGCTTGCGGGTCAATTCAGCCGTCGTCTCAACCTTGGCCTGGCCAGCATCTACACCACCGAGCTTGGTGGACAGGACTTACTCCCCGCCTTGCGACTTCCTGAGTATTCGGTCACGACCCTCGCAATCGCCGGGCAATTTGTCATCCTTCAATCCAGCAGTGACGACGGCAAGATCGAATGA
- a CDS encoding aspartate aminotransferase family protein, whose amino-acid sequence MVKTPPQTTGITEQPSTAVMGTYNRYPLTLVRGNGCWVRDHKGDRYLDAVAGIATCTLGHSNRAMRRALKDQLSRLQHVSNLYQIPEQEELARWLVNNSCADSVFFCNSGAEANEAAIKLARKHGHQRRGIERPIILTAAASFHGRTLAAVSATGQPRYHVGFEPMVEGFETFTYNDIQSFEQLLNRLEAHGPRVCAVLIEPLQGEGGVNPGDPDVFRAIRRHCDERNILLIFDEVQVGMGRSGRLWGYEQLNVQPDVITLAKGLGGGHAIGALLTSQHADLFAPGDHASTFGGNPFACRAGLTVARELERRQLLRNVSERGEQLSAGLHQLIQRFPQQLQDARGWGLLQGLVLREDCDLTAADVVKAALAQKLLLVPAGAKVVRMVPPLVIDRREVKALLSRLERTLEQLNA is encoded by the coding sequence ATGGTAAAAACTCCCCCCCAAACCACTGGCATCACTGAGCAGCCTTCCACTGCCGTGATGGGGACCTACAACCGCTACCCGCTCACCCTGGTGCGTGGGAATGGCTGTTGGGTGCGTGATCACAAAGGCGATCGCTACCTCGATGCCGTCGCTGGAATTGCCACCTGCACCCTCGGCCATAGCAACCGCGCCATGCGCCGGGCGTTGAAGGATCAGCTCAGCCGCCTGCAGCACGTCTCCAATCTTTATCAGATTCCTGAGCAGGAAGAGCTAGCCCGCTGGCTAGTGAACAACAGTTGCGCCGACAGTGTGTTCTTCTGCAATTCCGGGGCGGAAGCCAATGAAGCCGCCATCAAATTGGCCCGCAAACATGGCCATCAACGGCGGGGGATCGAGCGCCCCATCATCCTGACGGCGGCAGCAAGCTTCCATGGCCGCACATTGGCAGCGGTAAGCGCCACTGGACAACCTCGCTACCACGTGGGGTTTGAGCCGATGGTGGAGGGATTTGAGACCTTCACCTACAACGACATCCAGAGCTTTGAACAGCTTTTAAACCGCCTGGAGGCCCATGGCCCCAGGGTTTGCGCTGTGCTGATCGAACCGCTCCAAGGCGAGGGCGGTGTGAATCCTGGCGATCCCGATGTCTTCCGTGCGATCCGTCGCCACTGCGATGAACGCAACATCCTGTTGATCTTTGACGAAGTTCAAGTGGGAATGGGTCGTAGCGGCCGGCTCTGGGGCTACGAGCAACTGAATGTCCAACCCGATGTGATCACCTTGGCGAAGGGGCTCGGAGGTGGCCATGCGATCGGGGCCCTGCTGACCAGCCAACACGCCGACCTGTTTGCACCTGGAGATCACGCCAGCACGTTTGGAGGCAACCCCTTTGCTTGTCGCGCTGGCCTCACCGTCGCCCGCGAATTGGAACGGAGGCAGCTGCTGCGCAACGTGTCAGAACGGGGCGAGCAATTAAGTGCAGGACTCCACCAGCTCATTCAACGCTTTCCTCAACAACTCCAGGACGCCCGAGGGTGGGGCTTGCTGCAGGGTTTGGTCCTACGAGAAGACTGCGATCTCACTGCTGCTGACGTTGTCAAAGCAGCGTTAGCGCAAAAACTGTTGCTCGTTCCAGCTGGAGCGAAAGTGGTGCGGATGGTTCCTCCCCTCGTGATCGATCGCCGGGAGGTGAAGGCGCTGCTCTCCCGCCTGGAACGCACGCTGGAACAGTTGAACGCGTGA
- a CDS encoding enolase C-terminal domain-like protein, which yields MGWSLRRFSLTKAVPLAISRGTTAQVEHLELTFSMDGYSGRGETGGFDTGHRAFSTDQLALELEALLPKLGDVDPADRQQLAPLLQPLSPPARCAVDLALWDWWGQRLEQPVWRLFGLDGHRPVATSVTLGLGSVDAVLSRLQRWWRQLPATRIKLKLGSADGCDHDRALLEAVAQALQEQAQQQQQPMELQVDANGGWSLDQAKAMQTSLHQAGVVLLEQPMAALLDPDRDTAAFAALKPHCAMALVADESCWDLQDLLRLAPHVDGVNLKLLKSGGLSEAWLMAQVAQRLDLNLMIGCYSDSVLLNGAAAQLLPLIRWPDLDSHLNLVDDPYQGLDLVGDQLRAPAAAGLGISRAS from the coding sequence ATGGGCTGGTCTCTTCGGCGCTTTTCTCTCACAAAAGCGGTACCTCTCGCGATTAGCCGCGGAACCACTGCCCAGGTGGAGCACCTCGAGCTCACCTTCAGCATGGATGGCTATAGCGGCCGCGGCGAAACGGGGGGATTTGATACGGGGCATCGGGCCTTCAGCACCGATCAGCTGGCCTTGGAGCTTGAGGCTTTGCTGCCAAAACTGGGCGATGTGGACCCTGCTGATCGCCAGCAACTCGCTCCTTTGCTGCAGCCGTTGTCGCCCCCGGCTCGTTGTGCGGTGGATCTCGCCCTTTGGGATTGGTGGGGCCAACGGCTCGAACAACCGGTTTGGCGCCTGTTCGGTCTCGATGGCCATCGCCCTGTGGCCACCAGCGTGACCTTGGGGCTTGGTTCGGTCGATGCCGTTCTCAGCCGCCTTCAGCGTTGGTGGCGGCAGCTACCTGCAACACGCATCAAGCTCAAACTTGGCAGTGCTGATGGCTGCGATCACGATCGAGCGTTGTTGGAGGCCGTGGCCCAGGCCCTGCAGGAGCAGGCCCAACAGCAGCAGCAGCCGATGGAGCTTCAAGTGGATGCCAACGGGGGCTGGAGTCTTGATCAGGCAAAGGCGATGCAGACATCCCTGCACCAGGCAGGGGTGGTGTTGCTGGAGCAGCCGATGGCGGCCTTGCTCGATCCCGATCGAGATACGGCTGCTTTTGCGGCGCTCAAGCCCCATTGCGCCATGGCCCTTGTGGCCGATGAAAGCTGTTGGGATTTACAGGATTTGTTGCGCCTTGCCCCCCACGTGGATGGGGTGAATCTCAAGTTGCTGAAAAGTGGCGGGCTCAGTGAGGCGTGGTTGATGGCTCAGGTGGCTCAGCGCTTGGATCTGAATCTGATGATTGGCTGTTATTCCGACAGCGTCTTGCTCAATGGGGCGGCCGCCCAGCTGCTGCCCTTGATCCGCTGGCCCGATCTCGACAGCCATCTCAATCTTGTGGATGACCCCTATCAGGGGCTCGATCTCGTAGGAGATCAACTGCGAGCGCCAGCGGCGGCTGGGTTGGGGATCAGCCGCGCCTCATGA
- a CDS encoding pentapeptide repeat-containing protein, with protein MRHQILGSLFALALLALMTALPFPVIALDTSTGVGLQDRALFQERVDYTLTNQSGGDFHGQNLVNTSFAGATGRGADFSDANLQGTIFTQAEFPEANFHGANLSDALMDRADFSKTDLRDALLQGVIAAGSSFAGADIEGADFTDALLDREDQRRLCQDADGVNPSSGVATRDSLDC; from the coding sequence ATGCGCCACCAGATTCTGGGCTCCCTCTTCGCGCTAGCTCTCCTGGCGCTCATGACAGCTCTGCCTTTCCCTGTGATTGCTCTCGACACCTCCACCGGTGTGGGGCTTCAGGATCGAGCGCTCTTTCAAGAGCGGGTGGATTACACCCTGACCAACCAGAGTGGCGGTGACTTCCACGGTCAGAACCTCGTCAATACATCCTTCGCCGGTGCGACGGGCAGGGGTGCTGATTTCAGCGACGCCAACCTGCAGGGAACAATCTTTACGCAAGCGGAATTCCCAGAAGCGAATTTCCATGGTGCCAATCTCAGTGATGCACTGATGGATCGTGCCGATTTCTCCAAAACGGATCTTCGCGATGCCTTGCTCCAGGGCGTGATTGCGGCCGGGAGCAGCTTTGCCGGCGCAGACATCGAAGGGGCTGATTTCACGGATGCCTTGTTGGATCGGGAAGATCAGCGCCGCCTCTGTCAGGACGCTGATGGCGTCAATCCCAGCAGCGGTGTCGCCACCCGCGACAGCCTGGACTGCTGA
- a CDS encoding FAD-binding oxidoreductase, which yields MGFDALHHELAAIADLSLLISPADLGRYSRDAYDYSPVLREQLSQCRADLVASAASVQAVQAVAAACHRHGVPLTLRGAGTGNYGQSVPLKGGVVLLMDALREVRSIDPVSGVLTVECGCLMRDLDRALAVHGRQLRLFPSTWRSATIGGFIGGGSGGIGSVRWGFLRDPGHLLGLEVVTMEVSPRLLQLEAAEAEALNHAYGTNGIITALTLSSAARVAWHEVVVDCADWTTAVELAQRCGRAAVELNLCTVLQASIVEHLPSWSGSPRGQHRLLLLVAPDGVSTIERLARSVQAEMHVLGQEDDHQGNGLRELSWNHTTLHLRNHDPNWTYLQMLLPQPELGCMEVLQKRWGDDLVWHLEAVRQQGAFRLAALPLVYWRGAQALQDLIDDCLAQGAFVFNPHVITVEGGGLGVIDGDQVAAKHRHDPDGLLNPGKLGGFPA from the coding sequence ATGGGTTTCGATGCTTTGCACCACGAGCTGGCAGCCATTGCCGATCTCAGCTTGCTGATCAGCCCAGCGGATTTAGGTCGCTATTCCCGCGACGCCTACGACTACTCACCGGTGCTGCGGGAACAGCTCAGCCAATGCCGTGCCGATCTTGTTGCCAGTGCAGCTTCCGTGCAGGCGGTGCAAGCGGTGGCCGCGGCCTGCCATCGCCATGGCGTGCCCTTGACCTTGCGTGGAGCGGGAACGGGAAATTACGGCCAAAGCGTGCCCCTGAAAGGGGGCGTGGTGCTCTTGATGGATGCTTTGCGCGAGGTGCGTTCCATCGATCCGGTTTCGGGAGTGTTGACGGTGGAATGCGGTTGTTTAATGCGTGACCTCGACCGCGCCTTGGCCGTTCATGGCCGGCAGTTAAGGCTGTTTCCAAGCACCTGGCGCAGTGCCACGATCGGCGGCTTTATCGGCGGCGGATCCGGGGGGATCGGTTCGGTGCGCTGGGGATTTTTGCGCGATCCTGGCCACCTCCTCGGCCTGGAGGTGGTGACGATGGAGGTCTCGCCACGGCTGTTGCAACTGGAAGCCGCGGAGGCGGAAGCCTTGAATCACGCCTATGGCACCAATGGCATCATCACGGCGCTCACCCTCTCCTCGGCGGCGCGGGTGGCGTGGCATGAGGTTGTGGTGGACTGTGCCGACTGGACGACGGCGGTGGAGCTGGCCCAGCGTTGCGGTCGAGCGGCCGTTGAGTTGAACCTCTGCACTGTATTGCAGGCGTCCATCGTCGAGCATCTGCCGTCGTGGAGTGGTTCCCCGCGGGGACAGCACCGGCTGCTGCTGTTAGTTGCCCCCGATGGGGTGAGCACGATTGAACGCCTGGCGCGCTCTGTTCAGGCGGAGATGCACGTGCTTGGCCAAGAGGACGACCATCAGGGCAATGGTCTGCGGGAGTTGAGCTGGAATCACACAACCCTGCATCTGCGCAATCACGATCCGAATTGGACCTATCTGCAGATGCTTTTGCCCCAGCCTGAACTGGGCTGCATGGAGGTGCTCCAGAAGCGCTGGGGAGATGATCTCGTGTGGCATCTCGAGGCCGTGCGTCAGCAGGGGGCCTTTCGATTGGCGGCTCTGCCATTGGTCTACTGGAGAGGGGCGCAGGCTCTTCAGGATTTAATCGATGACTGTCTGGCCCAGGGGGCGTTTGTGTTCAACCCCCATGTGATCACCGTGGAGGGAGGCGGCCTGGGTGTGATTGATGGCGATCAGGTCGCAGCGAAGCACCGCCACGATCCTGATGGCTTGCTCAACCCGGGAAAGCTTGGTGGTTTTCCCGCATGA